Genomic segment of Brachyhypopomus gauderio isolate BG-103 chromosome 10, BGAUD_0.2, whole genome shotgun sequence:
ATTTTAGCCGATGCCACAGTAGCCATAGTCCTTAAGCTGATTCGGGACTGGTGCTTGTTGGCTGATTGTCCTGCAGTCCTTCTGTTTCAGCGGCATCTTGCCCAGTTTGTAAGTGCTGGTATTTTCTCTTAAAAAAGCCCAACTGTGGATATCACAAACaaagtttgttgtttgtttgctgcTATTTAAACCAAAATGTCATGTTTTTATGCATGAAACTATTTCTATCAAGTAATTATGAAAGAATATGAAAAAGGACACAGATAGCAAAGAGATGTTTTGGAGGTGGCCAAAAATTGGTTTGAGTGCCAGGCTGAGTAAAAGTCATACCTTCCATAGAGCTGTAACCAGAAGAGTCAATAGAACTAGACCTCCAATAACGCTGCCCACAATCACTCCAACAGGGACGTCTGCTTTGGCTCCTGGTTTACTCACAGTGACGCTGACCTGTTAAAACCAACCACTTCATCTGGAACAACCAAACTACCAGGATTTGATAATTGATCATTTACTGAATATGTGCTGTGAAGGATTTATAAAAGGGTTGGAGTCCAAAGAGATTCCTCCCAAGTACTTTTAGATGTAGGTGAGCTGGTAGCAGTTATGTTTTTAATCTTCTGGTCTGATTGGCCAGCACACAATgcaacaatgaaataaaatgaaataagtaACGTTGTTCATTATCATTTAGTACCTTCACATCTTTGTGTGAGATTAAGATTAGCTCAGGTTGTGATGTCTCAATCTTTGCATTCACAGCCAGGTCAACCGAGAGGAAATCAGCCTGCGGACACAGAGAACAACCTTGTGATGCTGCACAGCAGGAAAATACTGACTGATTTTAAATAAAGTAAATCTATGTTTGCCCATTTAAATAAATTGGTGTTACAAAAGCAGTGAACTAGGTTTCATGAAACATTGTATAAGTAGATTATATATGACATAGCAAGATTATAATCAGAAAACGTGAAGCTACGGGGACCATTGAAAATGTGCCGTTCCAAATCCAGGCCGTCACATTCACGTAGTAATGAGTCTGCACATTTATGTTCTTCAGCACACACTTCATTGGCTTGCATGTCGCACTCCTGCAGTTCTGTAAATGACAAGCACATAACCTGTGGGATCAGTGGGACTTTTGACTAAAGTACAAAGCAAACCGATTCCATAGGAAGTAGCTCATAGACAAAAAAGGAAGAGTGGATTTATTCTATCGCTGTTGCTTTGGCATACGTCACATGATATTTTGCCTAACTGTTATAGTCACTTTGCAATAAGAGGAATAAAGGTGAAAGATCACAGCATTGCCACTGAAACATTTATGGTCCTCATTACAGAGCTGAAAACTGATGTCCAGAATGAGAATTTCAGCAGTCTGCTCTGCTTGGAGCACAACTGCTCAAAGACAACTCAATAGTGTCATTAGAGATGTACAGTTTTCTCGATCATGTAGCTGCCTTACTGGCTTTCACTTCATGGGTGTCACAGTGCAGGAAAAAACAAGTATGGTACTGTAAAGTTCTCCAGATGGCACTGACACAATGGGGGGGTCTGTCCTGCCATCTCTGCTTCCATGATTACCACGTCCCCCATCTGACTGAGGTAGTCCCTCATCAAATCACCCTTGGGGGCCATTGCTTGGACATGTTCGTTACTGCCTGCCAATTCCATCTGTACTTTCCTTTTTTAGTCAGCCATACTTTTACAGCCCGAATTCCATTCCTATGTCCTTGCTGTAGGTGGATCAGTAAGTCCATGTCCCTTTACATTATGGTGCACAACTTGATATAATCCATGTACTGGAAATTGCTGATATCAAGTGGCTGATATTAGTTCTGCTGTTGACTCTGTAGCCATGCCCACTCTTTCTGCTGGCTGAGATGTGTCAGGTCTACGTACAACAGCAGTGGAGACAGTGCATCTTCTTTATATGGGACTTGTTCTGTTTCAGGAACATTGTTTTTTGAATGACATCAGTTGTGGGTGAGTACTCTTGGCATCCTTCTGTCTAATTGCCATCTTTGCATCATTTGCAGTCTTTTTCATATAGTTTGACATTTTCAACCTAAATGTTGAAATGTTAAGCTAACCTGAGCTGTCCCTAACCTGTTTCCATCGTTTGCACCACTACTTAATTTCTCACTTATCTTGGtcttcccaaggtttcttcctaaatCATTGCATAGGGAAGTTTTCCTTGCCACGGTctcccctggcttgctcattagggatctggacccatgcgcttgtaaagctgctttgtgacatgtcttgtaaaaagtggtacataaataaatttgactttgacacacACTGACCAGTTCTTGAATCCCTCTGAAACTTTCCACGGTGAAGCTGGCTGTATATTCATTGTCCTTGATCTTAAAGGGGTCAGTCAGAGAGCTGGTGTCACACTGAACATCAGCTGTCTGTTAGATGAAAATGAGAGCACCAAAGTCAATAAAACACTATCAATTCATAAATGACACCCTTTATATCCAAATACATCCTCATTTTATATTGTGCATTAAACCCAAGGTCTTACAGGTGCAGTGGTGACAGAGGTGACGTATAGGAGATGATTCCCTGCTTTTGACTTGATGGGAAATTCCACATCAAGGTAGGCCAGTTCGATTGGGAAGTTTCCTCCAGACACCTGCAGAAACACCACATAGAGTTTATTTCACATCACAGCAGTCATACACTATCTGTCCATCAATTCAGTTCAGTAATCAGGACCTTCAGCAGGTGTAATATTGAGGAATCACAGTACTGTATGGCATTCTGGTTCTCCAAGACAGGAATCACAGAACAACAGCCTGAAGGACACCCTTATTTCTTTGAAATTCCATCAAGATTTTAATCCCCTCTAAAGAACCACTGACCTTGAGACTGAATGTAAATTCTGGACCTATATCACTGTATGCCTTCATCTTGGTTGGAACATCTTCCGCTTTTTCAAGCAAATAAACATTCATGTTTGCATATCTGTTGAAAAAAATACACACAATGAAAAGTTGTGTTGGCGCAAAGGTacattagattttttttctccaaaTAAAACCCTCTTAGCAATTTATTTTGGAGTCTATTTTGTATATTATTTTGCACTCTGCACTATTTTTCTCTGAAATTGCCATTCCATTACTTAGCCATATTGTTAGTTTAGCATAAGTGAGACTTTGCAGCCCTACTGCTGTGGTCTGTGGAGGCATTGGAGCATTACCTGCTGAGAATGATCCCTGTGCTGTACTGGACAGGAATACTCACTGTCTCCTTGTTATCTCCTGGAGTTTCCTCTGTGCTGTCACTGCAAAGAAAAGTACTGAATGCAAGGACTACTGATCATTGACACAATGTACACAAGAAATCATCATACAGATGTTCATGGTGTGGAGACCTCCTACCTTTGGGCTTCAAAGACCACAGAGACCTTGTTTTCTAGATGTCCAAAATTAAACTGAAAATGTATCTCAAATGTAACCTGAAATGGGAAAAGACACATTGAGAGTGATACAACTGTATGGCTTAAAAACTACTGCTGCTACAAAAATAATGGCAATACTCATTTTCAAACATGTACCCCAAAGTCATTCTCATACATATATCCAAGAGTCCTTTATGCTCAGCCTCACCGATTGGTATTCCCTGAGAGCAGGATAACCCACTTGACATGTCAGAATGTCAGCATCTTTGGCAGAGGAGCATTTCACCTCTGTGCCATCACTCTGAGAACAGAGGACTGATATGAGGCATGTCACAATAGAGACATAAGAACAGAGAGGCTGTTACATGTCCTTGTCAGTGTTAAACTGTAATGGCAGTACTGAGTTAGTCTTTTTAGTGCAAAGTAAAATTGAAGATTTGAGTGTGTCACACATACAGGTGGTGTAATAGAGGTGTAGAAAAGGTTGCTGGAGTAGAGAATGGAGACTCTTGTGTTGTAAGCATTTTCCATCCTGTTCAACACTGTCACAGTGAAAGACAGCCGTTTTCCATAGATCACCTCAATGGTTTCTGAGCTTCAAAAAGATAAAAATTTTACAGtaaagaatacacacacacacacacacacacacacagacacacacacacattaatactCCCATGTGGTTTATTAATACACCCATACCCATGTAGAATCATAGCAGTTCACTGAGACACAGATCACCAGTGATGAAATCATGCAGGATCCCATGTGGAACCATGTGGACAGCACAGATTCTCACAACAGCTGAAATTTAGATGATATGGAGCCAATTGTACTTGATCTCAGAGCTGATCTGTAGGATTAAGATCAGGGAAGTGAGGAAAACTCACTGTCATATTCTTGGAAACCATATGACTTGGGCTATATGAACCTTGTGGCATTGTCCTGCTAAATAATAAACAGTTACTTTGAAGAGATGAACTACATAGTTAAATCATAATGTCCAAACATCCATCCACAGGCCTCAGAAGACCCAAGTTGCGCCAGGAAAACATTCCACAATCCAGTAAGTACTCAACCTCCACCAGCATGAACTTTTGACACCTCACAGGAAGGGATCATTGATTCACACAGTCCAATTCTGACTGTTCATCTCAGCATGGTGCAACAGAAAGGATGGCTCTGACCAGGTGATGTTTCTCCACTACCCAGTGATTCAGTTGTACTCTTTTCTGCCCACTGGACTAGCACAACGAAGCAAACCAGGCAGATATAGACAAACACACGAGTAACACCATGAGAAATAGAGGGAGATAAGGGGAGTAACACTAGGAGAATTAGACTGAGACTCAGACCGTAAACATAAACAGGCATGGAAAAACACTAAGATTAACAAGAAATTGAAGGAAATGAGGGATAAATGCTAAGGCTGACAAGGAAATACATGAGACTCAATCATCTGGTGAAATCAATggctatggggggggggggggggggggggggggggggggggggcgcccaATGGAAGattggttcccttttgagtcttggtcctcccgaggtttctttccccaccatcatagggagattttccttgccactgtcgcctttggcttgggatctggacccataagattgctttttgtgttgtaaaaagcactatatacatacatttgactttgacattgtctgaagaatttatttgcaaataatggtggaatataagtatttggtcaatagcaaaagttcatctcaacaCTTTGTTATATATCCTTtcttggcaatgacagaggtcaaatgttttTTGTAAGTGTtaacaaggttggcacacaccaTTGCcagtatgttggcccattcctccatgcagatctcctctagagcagtgatgttttgaggctgtcacaatacatggccccattcctTCGTTCATGtacaccaggggtgctcattacgtcgatcgcgatcgaccgggtcgatcgcgaaggaagtgtcggtcgatcgcgaaggaatgtgcgtagatcgcgtcacataaaatagtagtagatgaatcgcacatctgcactgacggttgtattttgattgacattcacggtagccaatctgcaatccactcaacaaattacggtcgccaccccacccccccccccccccccccccgctcagcaaattacgttccccccccccgctcagcaaattacgttcgccgccacccccggtagatctttctgacttggtcaccttataagtagctcgcaagctgaaaactgtgggcacccctgatgtaCACGGATCAGTCGTCCTGCTCCCTTTGCAGAGACAGAACCCCAAAggatgatgttgccacccccatgcttcacagtaggtttggtgttctttggatgtaACTCAGCATTCACTCTCCTCTAAACACGACGAGCTGTTTGTACCAAACatttctactttggtttcatctgaccatatgacattctcccaatactcttctggaacatccaaatgctctctagcaaacttcagacgggcCCGTATATgtactggcttaagcagggggacacatcTGGCACTGCAGGATCTGAGTTCCTGGTGGCGTAGTGTGTTACTGacggtagcctttgtaacgttggtcccagctttctgcaggtcattcactaggtccccccttgtggttctgggatttgaCCTCACAGGCTGAGATCTTGTGTGGAGCCCCTGATTGAGGGAGATTATCAGTAGTCTcataggtcttccattttctaattaTTGCTCATACAGTTGATCTCTTCaaaccaagctgcttgcctattgcagattcagttttccctgcctggtgcaggtctacaacatatttggagtttggagtgtaacttgtgggcaggtgtcttttatactgatAAGTTGAAACAGGTGTCATTAATACAGGTATtgagtggaggacagaggagcctcttaaagaagttgttacaggcctgtgacagccagaaatcagCCAGAAAGCTTGTTTGGAGGTGATTAAATACTGATTTTTCCACCacaatttgcaaataaattcttaaaAAATCAGACAATGTGATTTAGTTTTCTCATTTTGTCTCTTATAGTTGAgatctacctatgatgtcaattacaggcctctgtCATCTTGGTGACTGACTGAATTATTTTTCCCCATTGCATATACACTGTATATAGTAAAAGAGAAGAGGCTTTAGTTAATAAGCATTAAGATCATGTGCAATGATGAGCCCCCCTAACAAAGTCATGTAATTTGTTTAACTTTAGATGAATACAATCTTTTGTATTCAACTCTCTTTCACAATATAGTGACCCCATCCTTTACCCTGGACACTGGAAGCGTTTCGTAGAAATGGTAGAAAGACTGGACTATGGCAACAAACTCTTGGCAGGTCTGTACATGCCACTAGACTCTTGCAGCTGGTGCAGAGCGTAACCGCACATCTCATATTCTACATATCCTATTCCAAAGTCTCGTACATCTACTGGGCACCTTCACTCTCCCAACTCCATTGCTATATTCCTGGCCTCCTGTAGACTGTCATGCCCTTGCCTACTCGTCTCATGCCACACTGTATCTCACCACCTTCATGCCTCGTTTACAGTTTGTCTTCAACTATTTGGCCTAAAATGAAGACTCTAACTCTTATTTCACTAGCATGTAAACTGTGGAATAAATGTTCACTGCCTGTACATACAGCAGAGTGCCTTGCTGATATTAAAATAAACTGAGGCTCTACCTCTTCCAAAGGCATATGAGCAATCAGCACCCTTTAAAGGCACTTGAATGATCACTAATCCTACACCCAGTAATTCATCAACTTAAAACTTCATCCAACTTAAACCAACAATCAACAAAACACCTTCAATGAACTTCATTGTAGTTTATAACACAAATTACTTTAATTAACGGGCAAGGATTTATAAAGGCAAATTTCTATTTGGAACATATTTGGTCTGTACCATGGTTAAAAGAAATACAACTGCAAAAGTAAATCTATTCAGTTACTCTTTCTGCTCTTTTCCCAGTATTTACATAAATGGCAACacacatttcatttacacatttaaAATCTGGTACAAGGAGTTTTATTATACATACTGAGGCGGGCTCTGTGCGGTCAAAACCAAGTCACAGTAGCATAGTTCATCAAGACCGCAATCCTTAGAAAATGGAATCTGAAATGAAGAtaactgtcaataaaataaCTGCTCCAAAATACAAAACCTTGACTAAGTCAGAAGGTAACACTCACAAAAAATTCCCATGCAGTAGGACTTAAAATGTCCAAGACGTGACTGGATAGGTCTGGGTTCTGGAGCCTGACATCGACACGCACAGCTATGGAGTTAACGAGGTCAGGAGACTCCTGGACATAGACCTTATGGTCCTCACAGACTTCTGATGTGGTCACACTGATGTTCCGCTGGACGACTCTCTCTAGGTTACTGAAATGACCCCTGGAACTGACTCGAGATGACTGTAGGTCAGTGTCCAGTGTCAGGATGTATCTGATGCCtaattttaaaaacatacagGTTGATGTATACTAAACTACACATTCAGTATGTGTAAGgtaatatttttatatatttcccAAAACATTTCCCAAAAGCAGgaattttaaataataaataaataaatactttaaTAGGGTAGTGGCATTAAAAATATGTAGAAAATATTCAATAAAATATGTAGAAAACATATAAACATGCTAAATTATTCCATGTGCAAAAAGTTATAAAATGTATCCAAATGCATCTAAAGAAGAGGAATTTATTTAGTAGTAACAATCTGGACATTTTTCCAATTTTcaaagtgagggagtgagatagTACCTGCTGGGCTGAGTGGGACTGCAGGTCTGAATGCTGCGTTCAAGCAGATGCTAGCGGTGAAGCAGGACACCATTCTCCCACCAAAGCTGCAGGTCTTACTCAGAATGCTGATTTTGTCTGGGCTGAATGTGACCTTGGCCGTTAGAACTGCAATTCCCTTGGACCTGAAGCCACATAAAAACAGGTCACCTGTAGCTGTAGAAAAGCTGAGACTCCTCACTGAAGACACCTTAAGAATAGCCACTAATAACCTGCCAAGGTCATATTCAGAGAATAACTGAATTATCAATATTTAAAAGTATACACTTGCTTCACTTTTTTATTGTCACGGTGGGTCGGCCTAGACGCCTCCAGAGGGCGCGCACACGCACTCGTTCACAAACCAGCACGCCTACCTCCTCAAAGTGCACACCCTCACATCCCCGGACACTCCCACCATCTCAATGACCTGAATATTGACACCTGCCACTAATCGGGTTAAGCCCACTTAAATTTTCACAGGTCGCACTGTCCAGTGCTGTGCATTCAGTCTGCAACCTTGCCTCGCTACGTGGGAAAGACCTGCTTCTCACTTGGACTGCTAGTCTGGGGACTTTCATCGTTACTTCGTGCATGTTGAGTATTCTGTTGTGTTCGTTCTGCCTTAGTGCCTGAGTGTTTTCATTCATTGCTGTTATGGAAAATAAATCCTTTTGTgcacagcctctgcctcctgctgcttctgtcccggTGTCACATTTATTGGTTAGTTGTACACATACAATCTTTGGGTTTCAAAATTGTAATACTATGGTGAAACAATTTTAAGCACAGCTAGCAACAATAACAAAGCTAAGATGTTTACAAATGTGTGTCCTGTTGTGTACACAAGAAAAAAcagaaattaatattttttctaAAAGACAAGGGAAATATAAATAACTTTAtttgaaaacaaaaacacaaaactaaCTGTAATGTCAATAATCTTGTAAtgttataaaaatgtaatgttaaTCTTAACATCTTGGTTCATCAGTGCATAATGGGAAAGATATACTGCACAGGGGATACTCTCACCAGAGCTGCAGGACCTTTCCATAACTCCCCACGGACACATCTGGGATGGAGTCTCCATTAATGTCTCCACTACTATCTAAAGAACGCCCAAAGAACTTCAATAATGGGTCCAGTTTAGCGCCAAGAATCTTCTGGAATTTGGGAAAATAAAAGCAGAAATGAAGTCTCATGCTATCGAGTATTGCTGGGGTCCAACTAAATTCATTATCAGCATTTGCTCTACCTGTGAGCTCTGTTTTCTGATGGTCTTCCTGTCTCCATTGTAGATGTAAATGGCTCCTTGGTTGTTTTCTTCCAGTGGAGCTCCAACAACCACATCATTAAAGCCGTCCAAGTTGAGGTCAGGGACAGCAGAGATGGCCATCCCAAAACGAGCATGCACCAATGGAGAGGGACCCTCCAGAGACGTCTGACTATTCAAGATGCCCTGCAGATTCACAAATGAAAACTTCAGAAAAATATTAGCTTCCTTTAAAGTTCCATCTATTCAAAGTTAGGATCACTCACAACTGAATTGGCTTTATCTCATCCACACAGGAGTAGAGTTCTTAGAAGATATTTAGAATGTCTATGGCTCTATATGTGTTTGTAAATATAGACTATAAACACATGTGTAGGCTGGCTTCTTCTTAGTGTCACAGTACACTCCTCCTTTTGCGCGTGTGTTCGTTGTTGCTTCCCCAATGTCCATATACATACATCGTGTGTGTTTCGGTGAGTGTCTGTATTAATTCgtgtcacctgttccttgtctcCTCAACGTTATGCGTTGCACCCATGTCTTGCTTTTtatctgtgtatttaagtgtgtgtcaCTTTTGATTTGGTGTTTTACTAGCACTAATGCGCTATTTTGCTAATTAAATAGATATGTTTATATTTCACTACTGTAGTGTTGAAGATAGATCTACTTTTGTTAGCGGTAGCACACCCTGTTATTCGCCTTGCGCATTGGTATGTGGTAATGACAAAACAAACGAGGAAGATAAAAAGGTTTAATCTGAATGACATTTCATCTTGCTTGTCATATTCTTTCTGAACTCTTTCTGTAGAAATACGTAGTtgcaaaacacaattatacattATAATATTGTATATATAATTATACACCTAAAATGATTGTAGCTGTACATGCTGAGATTTTCAAGCCAAAGCTGTAGTTTGACAATAAACAGCTTACC
This window contains:
- the itga2.2 gene encoding integrin alpha-2; this encodes MSLRKHILLVLLAVQGWAVNQSWGFNVGTAGAKVFIGPEMEEFGYTVQQFSNHQGKWLLVGSPWSGYPQNRKGNVYKCEIMGSQASCDKLNLQDSINIQDVHSINTNMSLGLTLARISKNNAFMTCGPLWAQSCGSQYFYPGVCEEVSPLFTPQPAFVPALQTCGGPVDIAIVLDGSNSIYPWPDVQKFLHKLLLSLDIGPGKAQVSVMQYSEDLAFEFYLNTYKTRDGMLKVANKMDQKTGQVTNTFAAIDAARISAFLPKNGGRPGATKVMVVVTDGESADAHLSASVMERCNKDKIIRFGIAILKESADIKKFIEEIESIASDPKEKHVFNVSSEAGLVNIAGSLGDRIFTIEGTGKGEDFQMEMSQVGFSIHQTMKEGVVILGAAGAYGWSGTVVHHSAQGSKILPKQVFESVLEDKGQMHSALLGYSVTTLTDGSTEYYVGGAPRSNHTGQVVVYTLNSQWQAKILDSQRGEQIGSYFGSVICPLDVNHDGVTDLLLVGAPMYMSATKKEVGKVYVFSITKGILNSQTSLEGPSPLVHARFGMAISAVPDLNLDGFNDVVVGAPLEENNQGAIYIYNGDRKTIRKQSSQKILGAKLDPLLKFFGRSLDSSGDINGDSIPDVSVGSYGKVLQLWSKGIAVLTAKVTFSPDKISILSKTCSFGGRMVSCFTASICLNAAFRPAVPLSPAGIRYILTLDTDLQSSRVSSRGHFSNLERVVQRNISVTTSEVCEDHKVYVQESPDLVNSIAVRVDVRLQNPDLSSHVLDILSPTAWEFFIPFSKDCGLDELCYCDLVLTAQSPPHSETIEVIYGKRLSFTVTVLNRMENAYNTRVSILYSSNLFYTSITPPSDGTEVKCSSAKDADILTCQVGYPALREYQSVTFEIHFQFNFGHLENKVSVVFEAQSDSTEETPGDNKETVSIPVQYSTGIILSRYANMNVYLLEKAEDVPTKMKAYSDIGPEFTFSLKVSGGNFPIELAYLDVEFPIKSKAGNHLLYVTSVTTAPTADVQCDTSSLTDPFKIKDNEYTASFTVESFRGIQELNCRSATCKPMKCVLKNINVQTHYYVNVTAWIWNGTFSMADFLSVDLAVNAKIETSQPELILISHKDVKVSVTVSKPGAKADVPVGVIVGSVIGGLVLLTLLVTALWKLGFFKRKYQHLQTGQDAAETEGLQDNQPTSTSPESA